From Malaciobacter mytili LMG 24559:
ATTTTAATTTTTGAACATTATCAGCAGCTTCAATTAAATCACCAAATACTACACCAATTTCATGTTGTCCTTGTGCAACTTCGTGGTGTCCTAAAACAACTGTTAAACCAACTTGTTTTAATACTTGCATCATTTCAGCTCTTAAATCAACACCATTATCAATAGGAGCTACTGGGAAATAACCACCTTTTGTTCTTGGTCTATGTCCAATATTTCCAACTTCATAGTCAGTTGAATCATTCCACTCACCATCTTCTGAATCAACTTTATAATAAGACTCATTGATTGTATCTTTAATTTTTACATCTTCAAATACAAAGAATTCATTTTCTGGTCCAAAATAAGCAACATCACCAACACCTGACTCACTTAAGTGTTGTAAAGCTTTTTTAGCAATTGATCTTGGACATCTTTCATACATTTGACCTTTGTAGATATCATAAACATCACAAAATACAATAATTGTTGGATCAGCAGTGAAAGGATCTAAAAATGCAGTTTCAACATCTGGTTTTAAAATCATATCAGATTTATTAATTGGTTGCCATGCTTCAACTGATGAACCATCAAATGGTAAACCATTATCTAATTGTTCTGCACTTACAGCATCCATCATATAAGTTACATGGTGCCAAGTACCTTTTAAATCTGTAAATCTAAAATCTACAAATTCTACTTCATTTTCCTTACAAAATTTAAAAAATTCTTCTGTACTGTTTACAAACTTACCCATTTCAATAACTCCTTGAATTTATAATTGCACAATTGTAGCAAAATAAAAGAAAAAAAACATAAATTAACTGTATATTTTTTATACAGTTTGATATTTTTTAAACTTTTTATTTTTTAAAAATCTACTAACTGCCTATCTCTTGATTTAAAAATTGCACATTTTGTAAAACCTATTGATTTTGCAAGCTTTATTGCTTTATCATAACCATAACCAACTTGTTCAACACTATGGGCATCACTACTAAATGTTATGGGAATATTTTCTTCATAAATTAATTCTAACAACTCTTTTGAAGGATATTGTTCCTCAATAGGTTTTCTAAACCCAGCAGCATTTATTTCCACTGTCATATTTGATTTTTTAATCTGTTTAATTGCATTTTTTGCAAGTAAACGAATATCTTTTTTAGGAAGAAATTTAAATACTTTTATTAAATCTAAATGACCTACAATATCAAACTTATTTGATTTTGCTAATTCTTCTATTGCTCTAAAATATTCTTCCCAGATTTTATCAATATTTACATTTTGATATTTACCAATAAATTCTGGATTATCAAATCCCCAAGGCTCATCATTATTATTATTTTTTGATTCTAAAAAATGTACAGAGCCTATTAAATAATCAACATTTGAAGTTAATATTTCATCAAGCATTGTAATACTTTTTATAAAATCAACTTCATAACCAAGTAAAATATCTATACTTTTTGAATATTTATCTTTAAAATATAAAATTGTACTTTCATAAAACTCTTTTTCTTCAAGTCTCATTCTATATTTTTCATCAAAATTCATAGGAGCATGTTCACTAAAACCATAAACATCTATTTTTAACTCAATTGCTTTTTTAATATACGCTTGCATAGTTCCAGTTGCATGGTTACATAAAACTGTATGATTATGTAAATCTACTCTCATCCTCTATACCTTATTTGATTTCTTCCAGCATCTTTTGCACAATAAAGCTCTTTATCTGCATCTTGAAGCATTAGATCTAATGTAGGTGCAATTGAAAAACTACATCCTATTGAAACCGTAAAACTTAACTCTATATTATTAACTTCAATAGTATTATTTTCAAATTCAAGTCTTATTATTTCTAATTTATCTTTTATTATATCTTCATCTTCACCATAAAAAACAATACAAAACTCTTCACCACCAAGTCTTGCTACTATTTCATTATTATAAAAATGGCTTTCTAAAATCTTACTTACTTCTTTAATAGCAATATCACCCACATCATGTCCATAAGTATCGTTTATTTGTTTAAATTTATCTATATCTATCAAGGCTACACTAATCTTTTCATTTTCCAATCTGGCATTAATTAATTTTTTAGTACCTTCTTCAAATAAATATCTTCTATTATATAAATTTGTTAAAAAATCTTTATTTGCCCTATTTTTCAACTCTTCAAAAAGTTCTAAAACTTCTAAATTAGCACTTAATCTTACAAATAATTCTTCTTGAGTAAAACCTTTATATAAAAAGTCATTTGCTCCATATTTTAAAAATTTTGAAGCAGTATTTTTTTCTTGTGTTCCAGAAGTTACTATAATTGATAATTCATCTTTATTATATTTTTTTCTAATAGTTCTTACTAATTCTAAACCATCCATAATAGGCATATAATAATCTGTTAGTATTATTTTTATATCTAAATTGTTTTCTAATATTTCTAAAGCTTCTTTTCCATTAGTTGCTGTAAATACTTCTAATCTATATCTTTGTATTAAGCTTTTTGTTGTTTCTAAAAAGCTTATTGAATCATCTACTATTAAAACTTTAATATTTTCATTTTTAATTACTCTTTTAATTACAGATAAAGCATATTTAAAAGAGTATAAACCATCTTTAATTACATAATCTACAATATTTTTATTTCGATATTTTATTTCATCTTCAACTAAAGTTGAACCTGTTAGTATAATTGTTGGTATATTAAATTTTGTTACAAAATCTACTATTTCTCCATTTGTTGAATCAGGTAATCCTAAATCAAGAAGTGCAACATCAAATTTACCTTTATATTCTAATAATATTTTAGCACACTCTTTTACAGAAGAGGCAAGTACTGTTTTGTACCCCAAATTTTCTTTTATCATTAAACTTAATGTACTTGCTACAGATTTACTATCTTCAACAATTAAAACTCGTTTTGACATTAATTTAAAATTCCTGCACCAAAAATAGGAGTACTTCTATCTTCAGCATAAACTCTATTTCCATTTATAATATCATATTTCCAAATGGGAGCATTTGCTTTAAAATCTTCAACAAATTCATCAATCATTTCTAAAGCAACTCTTCTTTTAGGAGAACACACAGCAGCTATATAAGAGCTTTCATGATTTAAAACATCTCCCCTACTATGAGCCATTAGAACAATTGCATTTTTTTCATTTGCTTTTTTTTGCCAAGCTTCAAACCATGATTTTAAAATTGGTTCATAAATATCAAAAGATAATCCTTGAATATTACCTTCATCTCTTACTACACCAACAAATGTAATTATTGCACCATAATTTGAATTTTTAAATTCATTATACCAAGAGTTTGTAATCTCTTCTACTGGTAAACTTCCATCGAATAACTCTAATTTATCCATTAAATCATCCCCCACAAACAGGAGGTAATAAAGATATTTTATCTCCATCATTTAAAGTTATATCTTTTGAAGTAACTAAAGTATCATTAACAGCAACTGCACACTTTTGTAACCAAGATGAAATCTCTGCATCATCTTTTAATACTTCACTTAATTGTGAAAGATTTGAGATTTCTAAATTCAATTTTGCTTTATTTATAGGTCCAAGAAATTCCACTTCAACCATCTTAACCCCTTATTTACCAATTTTTTATTATTATATCCAAATTAATTTTAGTTTTAGGAATAGCAAAATGAACTTTGCAAAGATAGATTTTATTAATTTATTACCATTTAATGTATATTTAAAAAAGAATTTTAAATCAAGTCAAATTAAAGCTATAATCGAGTATAAAAAATCTTATCCCTCAGCAATTAATAAAAAATTTAAAAGTAGAGTTGTTGAATCTGCTTTTATTTCTTCTATTGCTTCAAGAAGAGAAAAAGGTTTAGATTATGGAATAATTGCAAGAAGTAATGTACAATCAGTTTTATTGGTCCCTGGAGTATATGAAAAAGATTATCAATCTGATACTTCTAATGCTTTAGCAAAAGTTTTAAACTTAGAAGGGAAAGTTATAATTGGAGATAAAGCACTTAAATATTTCCATACACATAATCAAGATGAATTTATTGATTTAGCAAAAGCTTGGCAAGATAAATATAATCTTCCTTTTGTATTTGCAAGATTGTGTTATAACAAAAATGCAAAACTTTTAAAAGAATTAACAAAAAATTTCGATAAAAAACATATAAAAATACCACAATATATTTTAGCAAAATATGAAAAACGTTCTGGAATTTCAAAAAAAGATATTTTAAACTATTTAACAAAAATTGATTATGATATAGGAATAAAAGAGAAAAGAGCTTTAAAACTATTTTTTAAATTAGCAAAACAAAAAGGTATATAATGACAATATATGATTCAATTATATTAGGAATTATTGAAGGGTTTACAGAATTTTTACCAATCTCTTCAACAGGGCATTTAATTGTAGCAAGTGAATTTTTAAAATTGGAACAAACAAGTGTAAATAAAGCATATGAAGTAATAATTCAATTTGCTGCAATATTAGCTGTAATTTTAAATTATCCAGATAAATTTAATTTTAAACATATTAATTTATGGACAAAAATATTTATAGCTTTTTTACCAATAGCCGCTATTGGATTTATTTTTTCATCACAAGTTAAAGCACTTTTTTCTATACAAATAGTTGCTTATATGTTTATAATTGGAGGTATTATATTTTTAATTGTAGAGAAGTTTTATGATGAAAGCAAACATACAGTTTCAAATGTTGAAGATATTAGTTTTAAACAAGCAATATATATAGGATTAGCTCAAATTTTTGCTTTAATCCCAGGAACTAGTAGAGCAGGTTCAAGTATTATTGGTGCAATGCTTGTGGGACTAAATAGAAAAGCTAGTGCTGAATTTTCTTTTTTACTTGCCTTTCCTGTAATGTGTGCAACAACAGCTTATGATTTATTAAAACATCATAATGAGCTATTGCAAGGAGCTAACCTTGCAAATTTAGCTATAGGATTTGTAGTATCTTTTATAGTTGCTTTTTTAACTATAAAACTATTTTTAAAATTCCTTGAAAGATTTACTTTTGTAAGTTTTGGAATTTATAGAATTTTATTTGGTATTTTACTTTTAATTATTTTCAACAATAATATCAACTATTGATTCAATGGCATCACAGCCTACTGAATCAATAAGCCCCTTACTCATACTATTTATATCACTAGCTAAAATCTTATCTAAAACCTCTACTGATAAATTTTTTTCTCTACAAATAAAACATAAACCTTTATCTTTTAAAAATTTTGCATTATAATATTGATGGTCTTGTGCAGCATGGGGAAAAGGTACAAACATTGCAGGAAGGGAATTAGCAGATAGTTCCCATAAAGTTGAAGCTCCACTTCTACTAATAGCAAAATCTGCTTGACTCATCTTTTTTGCAATATCAGGTGTAAAATCAAATACATCAGCATTAATATTTAATTTTTCATACTCTTTTTTTACCCTTTCATAATCAACTCTACCAGTTTGATGAATTATTTTTATTCCTAAACTATCTAATTTAGAAGCAACACTTAATGCAAAATTATTAATTGCTACTGCCCCTTGAGAGCCACCTAAAAAAATAATTGCATTTATACGTTCCCTAACTCTTGCATTATCAAAAAATTCACTTGAAACAGGATAGTCTTTAACTAATGAAGAGGGAAGATATGAAGAAAAAATTTCTTTTGCAAATCTTGAAGTTAATTCATTTAATTTTCCCATTTTTGAATTTTGTTCATGAATAAATAAATCACAACCCATTGATAAAATTGAAGCAAAAGTTGCTGGTGCAGCAGAAAATCCTCCCACTGAAATGACTGTACCAACTTCTGCTTTATCAAAAATATCCATACATCTATTTGTTTCTTTTAGTATTTGAAAAAGAGATTTTATTTTACCCCAAAGATTTTTATTTACAACACCTTTTGTATCTAAAAAAAATGCTTTTTTTACTTTTCTATCATCTTTAAACCATGCTTCATCTTGTCCATTTTTTGAACCAATAAAAATAACAGGTATTCCTCTTTTATGAAACTCTTCCACAAAAGCCTTTGCAACTTTTAAATGGCCTCCTGTTCCTCCACCTGTAACTACTACTCTACCTTTCATCTATTTACTACTCTCCTTTTTTACTGTTCTGCTAATTGATAAAACTAACCCTATTGATAAAGCCATTGAAAGCATAGAAGAACCTCCATAACTTAAAAAAGGAACTGCAATACCCTTTATAGGAATAATTCCTGAAATACCATAAGAATTAATTAAAAAAGCAATAACTATCATAAGTGCAATTCCTAGTGAAAAAAGATGATAAATTGGATTATCAACTCTTCTACTTATTTTAAAAATTCTCCAAACTATAAAAAACATTAATATAATAATACAAATTAAACCTACTAAACCTAACTCTTCTGTAATACCTGCTAAAACAAAGTCCGTATGAACTTCAGATAAAAAGCCAAGTTTTATATCCCCTAAAGAGACCCCTTGACCAAAAATTCCTCCATTGTGTATAGCATTTAAAGAGTGGGATACCTGATATGGTTCTGGTAACTCATCAATTCTTAAATATTTATCTACCCATGAAGGCATAATTGCTAAAATCCCATCTTGGTTCATAGCCCACCAAGAATAAATTCTATTAATTCTATGGGGAGCTGAAACAATTAAAATTACAAAGGCTATTAAAGCACTTGCACCTAAAGATAAAAAGACTTTGAAACTTCTATTTGCAAAAACTAATAAAACAATTAAAATAAGTCCAAGTAAAACAACTTGTCCTAAATCTTTTTGTAAAAAAGCTACAATAAATACAACAAGTAAAAATGCACCAAAATAAGGAGCTAGTAAAAGTAACTCATCTTTTAAAGTCATCTTTTTAGGCATAACCATCACCCTTCTATGAAAAGACCAAGATAAAAAATATATAAATCCTATTTTAAAAAATTCAACAGGAGATAAAGAAACTCCAGGTAACCTAATCCACCTATTAGCTCCTCCACTTTCAGTAACAAGTGATGAGGGTAAAAATGGCATTACAGCCATAAGAAGAAAAAACACTATAAAAAGACTCATTCCAATACGACCAACAATTTTATCAGGATTAACCTGTGCTAATCCCCACATAATAAAAAATGAAACAACTCCTACTAAAAGTTGTCGTATAAAAAAATGAAATTGGTTATACCCATAATATTCAATAGTATATATAGTTAATGAGTATGAAAAAATAATACTTACTATAATTAGCATACAAACTAAGACAAAAAGTAAATAGTCTGGCTGATTATTAGAAGGTTGGGCTTTTGATTTAATCTTATTTTTGCTAAAATTCATTTCCTATTATAATATATAATGGATAAATATGACTTCAAACAATATCGAAAATATAAATAAAACTAAAAAAATTGTAATCTTATTTTTATTAATTTTATTATTTCTTATAATTTTAATATTTTCTATTGCAAATACAATGACAAATGATAGAAGATTACCCTCTTTACAAAGCACTAAAAAAGAGTTAGCTGTAAGGGGAGATATAGTAAGTTCTGATAACTTTAAAATTGCTTCATCAAAAAAATTGTATAAAGCATCAATAGATACAAGATATTTAGATTTAAATAAAAAAGAGCTATTTATAAAATTATTTTCTATTTACAGTGATATTTCTTATGGGAAATTAAAAACTAAAATAGATGAATCATTAAAAGACCCAGGGAATTTAGTATTATCATATAATATTGATTCAAGAACAGCAAAAAACTTAAAAGAATTAGGATTTAAGTTAAGAAGACTTGGTGTTTTTAAACAATTAAAAATTGATGGTGGAAGAATTTTAAGAGGACTTAATATTAGTGAAAGTGGTGAAAAAAGAATTTATTCTTATGAAACTACTTTAACGCCTGTTGTTGGATATATTACAAAATATGAATCAAATATTGGAAAGACTAAAGTTAGAGGAATAAAAGGTTTAGAAAAAAAATATGATGATATTTTAAATAAAACAGAAGATGGTGTTTTACAAGGGAATAGAGATGTTTTATCATATATCTCTTTTGATAAAAATTCTATTATTAAAAAAAGAGAAGATGGAGCAAAACTTGTACTTAATGTACCTTTAAAACTTCAAAAAAATATTGAGATGATTTTAGATAAACATAAAGAGAAATTAACTGCCGATGAAATTATAGTTTCTATAATGAATAGTAAAACAGGTGAAGTAATCTCTTTAGCCTCTTCTAATAGATTTAACCCAGAGAGTATTAAACAAGAAGATATTCCCTCACTAAATGTTAATGCTGTTGAGTATCAATTTGAACCAGGTTCTGTTATAAAACCAATTGCACTGGCTTTAGTTTTAGATAAAAATAGAGCTAAAACAAATGAACTTTTTTATGCATATAATAAAGGAACACCAAATTCAAGAGGTGAATATCCAAGAGGTAGATATAAAATAGATAGATTTTATATTAAAGATGACCATAGATTTAAGAAAAATTATCTAACACTAGATGATATTATGATTTTTTCAAGTAATATTGGTCTTTTACAATTGGCTCAAAGATTAAAAGGTGCTGAAATTTTTGAAGGTTATAAAAGATTTGGCTTT
This genomic window contains:
- the glnA gene encoding type I glutamate--ammonia ligase, which codes for MGKFVNSTEEFFKFCKENEVEFVDFRFTDLKGTWHHVTYMMDAVSAEQLDNGLPFDGSSVEAWQPINKSDMILKPDVETAFLDPFTADPTIIVFCDVYDIYKGQMYERCPRSIAKKALQHLSESGVGDVAYFGPENEFFVFEDVKIKDTINESYYKVDSEDGEWNDSTDYEVGNIGHRPRTKGGYFPVAPIDNGVDLRAEMMQVLKQVGLTVVLGHHEVAQGQHEIGVVFGDLIEAADNVQKLKYVVKMVAHLNGKSATFMPKPLFGDNGNGMHVHQSIWKDGKNLFYKQGEYGNLSDMARHYMGGIFKHARAVAAFTNPSTNSYKRLIPGFEAPSILTYSSQNRSASCRIPYGAGEKATRIEMRFPDSTACPYLAFAAMLCAGLDGIKNKYEPIGPMDDDLFELSLDEIREREIPQMPHTLRGSLEALIRDNEFLQPVFTKEMIDIYQHYKFETQVWPYEARPTAFEFKTTYSC
- a CDS encoding histidinol-phosphatase, whose translation is MRVDLHNHTVLCNHATGTMQAYIKKAIELKIDVYGFSEHAPMNFDEKYRMRLEEKEFYESTILYFKDKYSKSIDILLGYEVDFIKSITMLDEILTSNVDYLIGSVHFLESKNNNNDEPWGFDNPEFIGKYQNVNIDKIWEEYFRAIEELAKSNKFDIVGHLDLIKVFKFLPKKDIRLLAKNAIKQIKKSNMTVEINAAGFRKPIEEQYPSKELLELIYEENIPITFSSDAHSVEQVGYGYDKAIKLAKSIGFTKCAIFKSRDRQLVDF
- a CDS encoding diguanylate cyclase, with translation MSKRVLIVEDSKSVASTLSLMIKENLGYKTVLASSVKECAKILLEYKGKFDVALLDLGLPDSTNGEIVDFVTKFNIPTIILTGSTLVEDEIKYRNKNIVDYVIKDGLYSFKYALSVIKRVIKNENIKVLIVDDSISFLETTKSLIQRYRLEVFTATNGKEALEILENNLDIKIILTDYYMPIMDGLELVRTIRKKYNKDELSIIVTSGTQEKNTASKFLKYGANDFLYKGFTQEELFVRLSANLEVLELFEELKNRANKDFLTNLYNRRYLFEEGTKKLINARLENEKISVALIDIDKFKQINDTYGHDVGDIAIKEVSKILESHFYNNEIVARLGGEEFCIVFYGEDEDIIKDKLEIIRLEFENNTIEVNNIELSFTVSIGCSFSIAPTLDLMLQDADKELYCAKDAGRNQIRYRG
- a CDS encoding molybdopterin synthase catalytic subunit; the protein is MDKLELFDGSLPVEEITNSWYNEFKNSNYGAIITFVGVVRDEGNIQGLSFDIYEPILKSWFEAWQKKANEKNAIVLMAHSRGDVLNHESSYIAAVCSPKRRVALEMIDEFVEDFKANAPIWKYDIINGNRVYAEDRSTPIFGAGILN
- a CDS encoding MoaD/ThiS family protein, with protein sequence MVEVEFLGPINKAKLNLEISNLSQLSEVLKDDAEISSWLQKCAVAVNDTLVTSKDITLNDGDKISLLPPVCGG
- a CDS encoding MqnA/MqnD/SBP family protein, encoding MNFAKIDFINLLPFNVYLKKNFKSSQIKAIIEYKKSYPSAINKKFKSRVVESAFISSIASRREKGLDYGIIARSNVQSVLLVPGVYEKDYQSDTSNALAKVLNLEGKVIIGDKALKYFHTHNQDEFIDLAKAWQDKYNLPFVFARLCYNKNAKLLKELTKNFDKKHIKIPQYILAKYEKRSGISKKDILNYLTKIDYDIGIKEKRALKLFFKLAKQKGI
- a CDS encoding undecaprenyl-diphosphate phosphatase; amino-acid sequence: MTIYDSIILGIIEGFTEFLPISSTGHLIVASEFLKLEQTSVNKAYEVIIQFAAILAVILNYPDKFNFKHINLWTKIFIAFLPIAAIGFIFSSQVKALFSIQIVAYMFIIGGIIFLIVEKFYDESKHTVSNVEDISFKQAIYIGLAQIFALIPGTSRAGSSIIGAMLVGLNRKASAEFSFLLAFPVMCATTAYDLLKHHNELLQGANLANLAIGFVVSFIVAFLTIKLFLKFLERFTFVSFGIYRILFGILLLIIFNNNINY
- a CDS encoding UDP-N-acetylglucosamine--N-acetylmuramyl-(pentapeptide) pyrophosphoryl-undecaprenol N-acetylglucosamine transferase produces the protein MKGRVVVTGGGTGGHLKVAKAFVEEFHKRGIPVIFIGSKNGQDEAWFKDDRKVKKAFFLDTKGVVNKNLWGKIKSLFQILKETNRCMDIFDKAEVGTVISVGGFSAAPATFASILSMGCDLFIHEQNSKMGKLNELTSRFAKEIFSSYLPSSLVKDYPVSSEFFDNARVRERINAIIFLGGSQGAVAINNFALSVASKLDSLGIKIIHQTGRVDYERVKKEYEKLNINADVFDFTPDIAKKMSQADFAISRSGASTLWELSANSLPAMFVPFPHAAQDHQYYNAKFLKDKGLCFICREKNLSVEVLDKILASDINSMSKGLIDSVGCDAIESIVDIIVENN
- a CDS encoding FtsW/RodA/SpoVE family cell cycle protein gives rise to the protein MNFSKNKIKSKAQPSNNQPDYLLFVLVCMLIIVSIIFSYSLTIYTIEYYGYNQFHFFIRQLLVGVVSFFIMWGLAQVNPDKIVGRIGMSLFIVFFLLMAVMPFLPSSLVTESGGANRWIRLPGVSLSPVEFFKIGFIYFLSWSFHRRVMVMPKKMTLKDELLLLAPYFGAFLLVVFIVAFLQKDLGQVVLLGLILIVLLVFANRSFKVFLSLGASALIAFVILIVSAPHRINRIYSWWAMNQDGILAIMPSWVDKYLRIDELPEPYQVSHSLNAIHNGGIFGQGVSLGDIKLGFLSEVHTDFVLAGITEELGLVGLICIIILMFFIVWRIFKISRRVDNPIYHLFSLGIALMIVIAFLINSYGISGIIPIKGIAVPFLSYGGSSMLSMALSIGLVLSISRTVKKESSK
- a CDS encoding peptidoglycan D,D-transpeptidase FtsI family protein, producing MTSNNIENINKTKKIVILFLLILLFLIILIFSIANTMTNDRRLPSLQSTKKELAVRGDIVSSDNFKIASSKKLYKASIDTRYLDLNKKELFIKLFSIYSDISYGKLKTKIDESLKDPGNLVLSYNIDSRTAKNLKELGFKLRRLGVFKQLKIDGGRILRGLNISESGEKRIYSYETTLTPVVGYITKYESNIGKTKVRGIKGLEKKYDDILNKTEDGVLQGNRDVLSYISFDKNSIIKKREDGAKLVLNVPLKLQKNIEMILDKHKEKLTADEIIVSIMNSKTGEVISLASSNRFNPESIKQEDIPSLNVNAVEYQFEPGSVIKPIALALVLDKNRAKTNELFYAYNKGTPNSRGEYPRGRYKIDRFYIKDDHRFKKNYLTLDDIMIFSSNIGLLQLAQRLKGAEIFEGYKRFGFTRKTGIDLPYEKVGQIPPVFRLAAGENKNQDNVFKATVSYGQGMTSTFMQVLKAYSVFNNDGFSVTPRIVSYVEMDSGKYKLDTPPKEKVISKESADEIKRMLIKTVTDGTGKSAQMEGLEIGGKTGTAQIARRGSYLKKYISSFFGFVNDDNNSYTIGVTVINPNSTGKYWYYYYAAQSAVPVFKEVVKNLVSLNYITPKNDIISNKN